A window from Cryptomeria japonica chromosome 1, Sugi_1.0, whole genome shotgun sequence encodes these proteins:
- the LOC131041879 gene encoding histone-lysine N-methyltransferase SUVR5 isoform X1, with protein MSANENIDNGITPLESPNSANNDFQEGQRQCGMGVAEDNPEVSVGIGGTTETQIFLNGEQGHLKDGVFEQCVEMLKSEYPSDALERKEAALKNQEINRQSGLALWVKWRGKWQAGIQCSMDDCPSTTVKAMPTYGRKTYIVVYFPNSRSHFWTDSQLACTISEKPEPLAFGTHETGQELVKDLSIPRQYMLQKLAIDMLEASDQLHVEAVVESARNVNVWKEFAKEAAQCTVYSDLGRMLLKLRSMILEIYISPSWMEKIDFWKQECENTKTAEGLEKLTKDLEDAILWDEVAKLWNAPEQTALGVEWKTWKKESMKLFSIYNPSTSYTFERNFDRESREKYTRISDTLGTNGVEASRKRQKLEIRRGNSSEGKDAAESQFIASGEVFNLPFVSHTGECQHAIGDSKPAVEEVDLKNQSLTEIEASHTDHAYQRCSAFVESKGRKCNRSAIDGGIFCHLHLNFRSSDNAHKVAHDDSLSLTVQTELSFPICQGMTKHRKRCTHRSRNGTSFCKKHMPQDVHILDDADATRSSSNSQKRDTILVEGHPAEKVSTSADVCHTESQNKQSSPSFSNMETTHGNISQKLDNGSNLLLPERSSAKVSNRSGNWSRCIGSCRNHGGQCSHRAKRGSSYCEKHLPSSLGLHHRYTESMLNDIFKNTLNEESHHSNFKNLLDDYMKSRLAKGGDCDLNLEDRGLDKLIGEASKDPEIANVWLEKVSAEKEKLAKRFGFEESENDAFASSPGISEVQKPLGSVVLAGNGLERQSPQGEMDVFETVHSSANELVNQKCQGCSEEFSDMRTLSHHCITNHKRAAERHFRGYACGNCSSSFTNKKGLERHVKIHHSGVSLEQCTEYSCIACGVHIVDCDQLWQHVMLAHPKELNQSVCIKEQVHYTESSKPLKVEQDKQDAVNPSCSKQDCSCEFDFEHKIESNHCNISTFDEDSGFGEKRTFARDPLKRFSCRFCGMKFSLLPDLGRHHQAKHMGSSSGNKPNHRKGKESFAAKWRANKGNLRKIQTSAGLKNAAAIARKKLIKRNNLQRSIRVDNKVQLHNQSEGKDRFTEAYLSAVANMLLSEGQKVRQLPNNLEILHVARLACCRANLQASLEEKYGTLSERLYVKAARLCSEENIRVEWHKEGFICSKGCKPKVDTQDSVLLTPVLDVCLNPGTFQVNDHDMITNETHSKETSENVESHLVLNASDIKSSHQRKIVVLLEDLSFGQETVPIPCVMDEDLIGIDGKDQHLDSSRPWEIFSYITDRLLDSSLGLDAKFCMLQSSQLGCTCTQPQCSPESCDHVYLFENDNENAQDIYGKPINGRFPYDENGRIILEKGYLVYECNSMCSCQKECQNRILQNGVQVKLEVYKTKNKGWGVRAAEAICRGTFICEYIGEVLNGQEANKQRERYDKEGGCYLYDIGLHIDTNEYQFMEAPNPYVIDATKYGNVARFINHSCSPNLVNYQVLVESMDCQLAHIGLYSSRDIAFGEELAYDYNYKLFPGKGSLCHCGAENCRGRLY; from the exons TGGAGAGGAAAATGGCAAGCAGGAATACAGTGCTCCATGGATGACTGCCCTTCAACAACAGTGAAAGCTATGCCAACTTATGGACGAAAAACATACATTGTAGTTTACTTTCCAAACTCTCGCAGCCATTTTTGGACAGATTCACAACTTGCATGTACAATTTCGGAGAAACCAGAACCTCTTGCATTTGGTACCCATGAGACTGGACAAGAACTGGTAAAGGACCTCAGTATACCACGGCAGTACATGTTGCAAAAACTTGCAATTGATATGTTGGAGGCCAGTGATCAACTTCATGTTGAG GCTGTGGTAGAAAGTGCCCGTAATGTAAATGTTTGGAAGGAATTTGCAAAGGAGGCTGCTCAATGTACAGTTTACTCTGATTTGGGTAGAATGTTACTAAAGCTTCGCAGT ATGATATTGGAAATATATATTAGCCCTTCATGGATGGAAAAAATTGATTTCTGGAAGCAAGAATGTGAGAACACAAAAACTGCTGAGGGTTTGGAGAAACTTACAAAG GATTTGGAGGATGCAATTTTGTGGGATGAGGTTGCAAAGCTTTGGAATGCTCCTGAGCAAACTGCTTTAGGGGTAGAATGGAAAACATGGAAAAAGGAGTCCATGAAATTGTTCTCAATATATAATCCTTCAACATCATACACCTTTGAAAGGAACTTTGATAGGGAGAGCAGGGAAAAGTACACAAGAATCAGTGATACATTAGGTACTAATGGTGTTGAGGCTAGTAGGAAACGCCAAAAACTAGAAATACGTCGTGGAAATTCCTCAGAAGGAAAAGATGCAGCTGAATCTCAGTTTATTGCTTCAGGGGAAGTGTTTAATTTGCCATTTGTTTCTCATACTGGCGAGTGTCAGCATGCTATCGGTGATTCAAAACCCGCAGTAGAGGAAGTTGACTTGAAGAATCAATCCCTGACAGAGATAGAGGCATCACATACTGATCATGCATATCAACGATGCTCTGCTTTTGTGGAAAGTAAGGGTAGAAAATGCAATCGATCGGCAATTGATGGAGGCATATTTTGTCACCTACATTTAAATTTTCGTTCTTCAGATAATGCTCATAAAGTAGCACATGATGACTCTTTATCTTTAACAGTGCAAACAGAACTCAGTTTTCCAATATGTCAGGGTATGACCAAACATAGAAAAAGGTGTACTCACCGATCTCGGAATGGAACTTCCTTCTGTAAGAAACATATGCCTCAAGATGTTCATATCTTAGATGATGCGGATGCAACTAGAAGTTCAAGCAATAGCCAAAAAAGAGATACAATATTGGTTGAGGGACACCCAGCAGAGAAGGTATCAACTTCAGCAGATGTTTGCCACACAGAGAGTCAGAATAAGCAAAGTTCTCCATCTTTTTCAAACATGGAAACAACACATGGAAACATATCTCAGAAATTGGACAATGGCAGCAACTTATTACTGCCAGAGAGGTCTTCTGCCAAAGTCTCCAACAGGAGCGGAAATTGGTCCCGTTGTATTGGAAGTTGCCGCAATCACGGTGGTCAATGTTCTCACAGGGCTAAGAGGGGTTCATCTTATTGTGAAAAACATTTACCAAGTTCATTGGGGCTCCATCATAGATATACTGAATCAATGTTGAATGATATATTCAAAAATACACTAAATGAAGAATCACACCATTCTAACTTCAAGAATCTTTTGGACGATTATATGAAATCACGACTTGCCAAAGGAGGTGACTGTGATTTGAATTTAGAGGACAGAGGTTTGGATAAGCTCATTGGTGAAGCATCAAAAGATCCGGAAATTGCAAATGTCTGGTTAGAGAAGGTGTCAGCTGAAAAAGAAAAATTGGCAAAGCGTTTTGGTTTTGAAGAAAGTGAAAATGATGCTTTTGCAAGCTCTCCTGGGATTTCTGAGGTACAGAAGCCCCTTGGTTCAGTTGTACTGGCAGGCAATGGATTAGAAAGGCAGAGCCCTCAGGGTGAGATGGATGTGTTTGAAACTGTTCACTCTTCTGCTAATGAACTGGTAAACCAAAAGTGCCAAGGTTGTTCTGAGGAGTTTTCTGATATGCGTACCCTTAGTCACCATTGCATCACCAATCATAAGAGGGCAGCTGAAAGACATTTCAGAGGATATGCTTGTGGAAATTGTAGTAGTTCATTTACTAACAAGAAAGGTCTTGAGAGGCATGTCAAGATACATCACAGTGGAGTTTCACTTGAGCAATGCACAGAATATAGTTGTATAGCCTGTGGTGTTCATATTGTAGACTGTGATCAGCTATGGCAGCATGTGATGCTTGCTCACCCCAAGGAACTCAACCAATCTGTTTGTATCAAAGAGCAGGTTCATTATACAGAATCTTCAAAACCTTTGAAGgttgaacaagacaaacaagatgcTGTTAATCCAAGTTGTTCTAAGCAAGATTGTAGTTGTGAATTTGATTTCGAACATAAAATTGAGAGCAATCACTGTAATATATCTACGTTTGATGAGGATTCAGGATTTGGTGAAAAGAGAACCTTTGCTCGTGATCCTTTGAAGAGATTTTCTTGTAGGTTCTGTGGTATGAAGTTTAGTCTTCTCCCAGATCTTGGACGCCATCATCAAGCTAAACATATGGGTTCCAGTTCAGGGAACAAACCTAATCATAGAAAAGGAAAAGAGAGTTTTGCAGCCAAGTGGAGGGCCAATAAAGGAAATCTTAGAAAAATCCAAACCTCTGCAGGACTTAAAAATGCAGCTGCTATAGCCAGGAAGAAGCTGATAAAAAGAAATAATCTGCAGAGATCTATACGGGTTGATAATAAAGTCCAGCTACATAACCAAAGTGAAGGAAAAGACAGATTTACTGAAGCTTACCTTTCAGCTGTAGCAAACATGTTGCTGTCAGAAGGGCAAAAAGTGAGACAGTTGCCTAACAACCTGGAAATTCTTCATGTTGCTCGTTTAGCTTGCTGTAGAGCCAATTTACAGGCATCTCTCGAAGAAAAGTATGGCACTTTGTCAGAGAGGCTTTACGTTAAGGCTGCTAGGCTTTGTAGTGAGGAAAACATCAGAGTTGAGTGGCATAAGGAAGGTTTTATCTGTTCCAAAGGATGCAAGCCTAAAGTTGACACTCAAGATTCTGTTCTCTTAACCCCTGTTCTTGATGTATGCCTTAATCCTGGTACATTCCAAGTGAACGATCATGACATGATTACCAATGAAACTCATTCTAAGGAGACATCAGAAAATGTGGAAAGTCACTTGGTGTTAAATGCCTCTGATATAAAAAGCAGTCATCAAAGGAAAATTGTGGTCCTGCTTGAGGACTTGAGCTTTGGGCAAGAAACAGTACCGATTCCTTGTGTGATGGACGAAGATTTGATTGGCATAGATGGTAAAGATCAACATCTAGATTCATCAAGGCCCTGGGAGATTTTTTCCTATATAACTGATAGGCTGTTGGATTCTTCACTGGGACTTGATGCAAAG TTTTGTATGTTGCAGAGCTCTCAACTTGGATGCACGTGCACACAGCCACAGTGCTCTCCCGAATCATGCGATCATGTGTATCTTTTTGAGAATGACAATGAAAATGCACAAGACATTTATGGTAAACCAATAAATGGTAGATTTCCCTATGATGAGAATGGTCGAATAATTTTGGAG AAAGGTTATTTGGTATATGAATGCAACTCAATGTGTAGTTGTCAAAAAGAATGTCAGAACCGTATTCTACAAAATGGAGTACAAGTTAAACTTGAAGTCTACAAAACAAAGAATAAG GGATGGGGAGTTAGAGCTGCAGAAGCAATATGTCGTGGGACATTCATTTGTGAATACATTGGGGAGGTGTTAAATGGCCAAGAAGCCAATAAACAAAGGGAGAG GTATGACAAAGAAGGTGGTTGTTATCTGTATGATATTGGTCTCCATATTGATACAAACGAGTATCAGTTTATGGAGGCACCCAATCCTTATGTCATTGATGCAACTAAATATGGAAATGTTGCACGGTTCATAAACCATAG CTGTTCTCCAAATCTAGTTAACTATCAGGTGCTGGTAGAAAGTATGGATTGTCAACTTGCACATATTGGTCTTTATTCAAGCAGGGAT ATTGCCTTTGGAGAAGAACTAGCGTATGATTATAACTACAAATTGTTTCCAGGGAAAGGAAGCCTTTGCCATTGTGGGGCAGAAAATTGCCGTGGAAGGTTGTACTAG
- the LOC131041879 gene encoding histone-lysine N-methyltransferase SUVR5 isoform X3: MGVAEDNPEVSVGIGGTTETQIFLNGEQGHLKDGVFEQCVEMLKSEYPSDALERKEAALKNQEINRQSGLALWVKWRGKWQAGIQCSMDDCPSTTVKAMPTYGRKTYIVVYFPNSRSHFWTDSQLACTISEKPEPLAFGTHETGQELVKDLSIPRQYMLQKLAIDMLEASDQLHVEAVVESARNVNVWKEFAKEAAQCTVYSDLGRMLLKLRSMILEIYISPSWMEKIDFWKQECENTKTAEGLEKLTKDLEDAILWDEVAKLWNAPEQTALGVEWKTWKKESMKLFSIYNPSTSYTFERNFDRESREKYTRISDTLGTNGVEASRKRQKLEIRRGNSSEGKDAAESQFIASGEVFNLPFVSHTGECQHAIGDSKPAVEEVDLKNQSLTEIEASHTDHAYQRCSAFVESKGRKCNRSAIDGGIFCHLHLNFRSSDNAHKVAHDDSLSLTVQTELSFPICQGMTKHRKRCTHRSRNGTSFCKKHMPQDVHILDDADATRSSSNSQKRDTILVEGHPAEKVSTSADVCHTESQNKQSSPSFSNMETTHGNISQKLDNGSNLLLPERSSAKVSNRSGNWSRCIGSCRNHGGQCSHRAKRGSSYCEKHLPSSLGLHHRYTESMLNDIFKNTLNEESHHSNFKNLLDDYMKSRLAKGGDCDLNLEDRGLDKLIGEASKDPEIANVWLEKVSAEKEKLAKRFGFEESENDAFASSPGISEVQKPLGSVVLAGNGLERQSPQGEMDVFETVHSSANELVNQKCQGCSEEFSDMRTLSHHCITNHKRAAERHFRGYACGNCSSSFTNKKGLERHVKIHHSGVSLEQCTEYSCIACGVHIVDCDQLWQHVMLAHPKELNQSVCIKEQVHYTESSKPLKVEQDKQDAVNPSCSKQDCSCEFDFEHKIESNHCNISTFDEDSGFGEKRTFARDPLKRFSCRFCGMKFSLLPDLGRHHQAKHMGSSSGNKPNHRKGKESFAAKWRANKGNLRKIQTSAGLKNAAAIARKKLIKRNNLQRSIRVDNKVQLHNQSEGKDRFTEAYLSAVANMLLSEGQKVRQLPNNLEILHVARLACCRANLQASLEEKYGTLSERLYVKAARLCSEENIRVEWHKEGFICSKGCKPKVDTQDSVLLTPVLDVCLNPGTFQVNDHDMITNETHSKETSENVESHLVLNASDIKSSHQRKIVVLLEDLSFGQETVPIPCVMDEDLIGIDGKDQHLDSSRPWEIFSYITDRLLDSSLGLDAKFCMLQSSQLGCTCTQPQCSPESCDHVYLFENDNENAQDIYGKPINGRFPYDENGRIILEKGYLVYECNSMCSCQKECQNRILQNGVQVKLEVYKTKNKGWGVRAAEAICRGTFICEYIGEVLNGQEANKQRERYDKEGGCYLYDIGLHIDTNEYQFMEAPNPYVIDATKYGNVARFINHSCSPNLVNYQVLVESMDCQLAHIGLYSSRDIAFGEELAYDYNYKLFPGKGSLCHCGAENCRGRLY, encoded by the exons TGGAGAGGAAAATGGCAAGCAGGAATACAGTGCTCCATGGATGACTGCCCTTCAACAACAGTGAAAGCTATGCCAACTTATGGACGAAAAACATACATTGTAGTTTACTTTCCAAACTCTCGCAGCCATTTTTGGACAGATTCACAACTTGCATGTACAATTTCGGAGAAACCAGAACCTCTTGCATTTGGTACCCATGAGACTGGACAAGAACTGGTAAAGGACCTCAGTATACCACGGCAGTACATGTTGCAAAAACTTGCAATTGATATGTTGGAGGCCAGTGATCAACTTCATGTTGAG GCTGTGGTAGAAAGTGCCCGTAATGTAAATGTTTGGAAGGAATTTGCAAAGGAGGCTGCTCAATGTACAGTTTACTCTGATTTGGGTAGAATGTTACTAAAGCTTCGCAGT ATGATATTGGAAATATATATTAGCCCTTCATGGATGGAAAAAATTGATTTCTGGAAGCAAGAATGTGAGAACACAAAAACTGCTGAGGGTTTGGAGAAACTTACAAAG GATTTGGAGGATGCAATTTTGTGGGATGAGGTTGCAAAGCTTTGGAATGCTCCTGAGCAAACTGCTTTAGGGGTAGAATGGAAAACATGGAAAAAGGAGTCCATGAAATTGTTCTCAATATATAATCCTTCAACATCATACACCTTTGAAAGGAACTTTGATAGGGAGAGCAGGGAAAAGTACACAAGAATCAGTGATACATTAGGTACTAATGGTGTTGAGGCTAGTAGGAAACGCCAAAAACTAGAAATACGTCGTGGAAATTCCTCAGAAGGAAAAGATGCAGCTGAATCTCAGTTTATTGCTTCAGGGGAAGTGTTTAATTTGCCATTTGTTTCTCATACTGGCGAGTGTCAGCATGCTATCGGTGATTCAAAACCCGCAGTAGAGGAAGTTGACTTGAAGAATCAATCCCTGACAGAGATAGAGGCATCACATACTGATCATGCATATCAACGATGCTCTGCTTTTGTGGAAAGTAAGGGTAGAAAATGCAATCGATCGGCAATTGATGGAGGCATATTTTGTCACCTACATTTAAATTTTCGTTCTTCAGATAATGCTCATAAAGTAGCACATGATGACTCTTTATCTTTAACAGTGCAAACAGAACTCAGTTTTCCAATATGTCAGGGTATGACCAAACATAGAAAAAGGTGTACTCACCGATCTCGGAATGGAACTTCCTTCTGTAAGAAACATATGCCTCAAGATGTTCATATCTTAGATGATGCGGATGCAACTAGAAGTTCAAGCAATAGCCAAAAAAGAGATACAATATTGGTTGAGGGACACCCAGCAGAGAAGGTATCAACTTCAGCAGATGTTTGCCACACAGAGAGTCAGAATAAGCAAAGTTCTCCATCTTTTTCAAACATGGAAACAACACATGGAAACATATCTCAGAAATTGGACAATGGCAGCAACTTATTACTGCCAGAGAGGTCTTCTGCCAAAGTCTCCAACAGGAGCGGAAATTGGTCCCGTTGTATTGGAAGTTGCCGCAATCACGGTGGTCAATGTTCTCACAGGGCTAAGAGGGGTTCATCTTATTGTGAAAAACATTTACCAAGTTCATTGGGGCTCCATCATAGATATACTGAATCAATGTTGAATGATATATTCAAAAATACACTAAATGAAGAATCACACCATTCTAACTTCAAGAATCTTTTGGACGATTATATGAAATCACGACTTGCCAAAGGAGGTGACTGTGATTTGAATTTAGAGGACAGAGGTTTGGATAAGCTCATTGGTGAAGCATCAAAAGATCCGGAAATTGCAAATGTCTGGTTAGAGAAGGTGTCAGCTGAAAAAGAAAAATTGGCAAAGCGTTTTGGTTTTGAAGAAAGTGAAAATGATGCTTTTGCAAGCTCTCCTGGGATTTCTGAGGTACAGAAGCCCCTTGGTTCAGTTGTACTGGCAGGCAATGGATTAGAAAGGCAGAGCCCTCAGGGTGAGATGGATGTGTTTGAAACTGTTCACTCTTCTGCTAATGAACTGGTAAACCAAAAGTGCCAAGGTTGTTCTGAGGAGTTTTCTGATATGCGTACCCTTAGTCACCATTGCATCACCAATCATAAGAGGGCAGCTGAAAGACATTTCAGAGGATATGCTTGTGGAAATTGTAGTAGTTCATTTACTAACAAGAAAGGTCTTGAGAGGCATGTCAAGATACATCACAGTGGAGTTTCACTTGAGCAATGCACAGAATATAGTTGTATAGCCTGTGGTGTTCATATTGTAGACTGTGATCAGCTATGGCAGCATGTGATGCTTGCTCACCCCAAGGAACTCAACCAATCTGTTTGTATCAAAGAGCAGGTTCATTATACAGAATCTTCAAAACCTTTGAAGgttgaacaagacaaacaagatgcTGTTAATCCAAGTTGTTCTAAGCAAGATTGTAGTTGTGAATTTGATTTCGAACATAAAATTGAGAGCAATCACTGTAATATATCTACGTTTGATGAGGATTCAGGATTTGGTGAAAAGAGAACCTTTGCTCGTGATCCTTTGAAGAGATTTTCTTGTAGGTTCTGTGGTATGAAGTTTAGTCTTCTCCCAGATCTTGGACGCCATCATCAAGCTAAACATATGGGTTCCAGTTCAGGGAACAAACCTAATCATAGAAAAGGAAAAGAGAGTTTTGCAGCCAAGTGGAGGGCCAATAAAGGAAATCTTAGAAAAATCCAAACCTCTGCAGGACTTAAAAATGCAGCTGCTATAGCCAGGAAGAAGCTGATAAAAAGAAATAATCTGCAGAGATCTATACGGGTTGATAATAAAGTCCAGCTACATAACCAAAGTGAAGGAAAAGACAGATTTACTGAAGCTTACCTTTCAGCTGTAGCAAACATGTTGCTGTCAGAAGGGCAAAAAGTGAGACAGTTGCCTAACAACCTGGAAATTCTTCATGTTGCTCGTTTAGCTTGCTGTAGAGCCAATTTACAGGCATCTCTCGAAGAAAAGTATGGCACTTTGTCAGAGAGGCTTTACGTTAAGGCTGCTAGGCTTTGTAGTGAGGAAAACATCAGAGTTGAGTGGCATAAGGAAGGTTTTATCTGTTCCAAAGGATGCAAGCCTAAAGTTGACACTCAAGATTCTGTTCTCTTAACCCCTGTTCTTGATGTATGCCTTAATCCTGGTACATTCCAAGTGAACGATCATGACATGATTACCAATGAAACTCATTCTAAGGAGACATCAGAAAATGTGGAAAGTCACTTGGTGTTAAATGCCTCTGATATAAAAAGCAGTCATCAAAGGAAAATTGTGGTCCTGCTTGAGGACTTGAGCTTTGGGCAAGAAACAGTACCGATTCCTTGTGTGATGGACGAAGATTTGATTGGCATAGATGGTAAAGATCAACATCTAGATTCATCAAGGCCCTGGGAGATTTTTTCCTATATAACTGATAGGCTGTTGGATTCTTCACTGGGACTTGATGCAAAG TTTTGTATGTTGCAGAGCTCTCAACTTGGATGCACGTGCACACAGCCACAGTGCTCTCCCGAATCATGCGATCATGTGTATCTTTTTGAGAATGACAATGAAAATGCACAAGACATTTATGGTAAACCAATAAATGGTAGATTTCCCTATGATGAGAATGGTCGAATAATTTTGGAG AAAGGTTATTTGGTATATGAATGCAACTCAATGTGTAGTTGTCAAAAAGAATGTCAGAACCGTATTCTACAAAATGGAGTACAAGTTAAACTTGAAGTCTACAAAACAAAGAATAAG GGATGGGGAGTTAGAGCTGCAGAAGCAATATGTCGTGGGACATTCATTTGTGAATACATTGGGGAGGTGTTAAATGGCCAAGAAGCCAATAAACAAAGGGAGAG GTATGACAAAGAAGGTGGTTGTTATCTGTATGATATTGGTCTCCATATTGATACAAACGAGTATCAGTTTATGGAGGCACCCAATCCTTATGTCATTGATGCAACTAAATATGGAAATGTTGCACGGTTCATAAACCATAG CTGTTCTCCAAATCTAGTTAACTATCAGGTGCTGGTAGAAAGTATGGATTGTCAACTTGCACATATTGGTCTTTATTCAAGCAGGGAT ATTGCCTTTGGAGAAGAACTAGCGTATGATTATAACTACAAATTGTTTCCAGGGAAAGGAAGCCTTTGCCATTGTGGGGCAGAAAATTGCCGTGGAAGGTTGTACTAG